From Drosophila subpulchrella strain 33 F10 #4 breed RU33 unplaced genomic scaffold, RU_Dsub_v1.1 Primary Assembly Seq354, whole genome shotgun sequence, the proteins below share one genomic window:
- the LOC119560655 gene encoding putative aminopeptidase W07G4.4 → MGIEKILPCTLRLNKLMSLAGSDCLCIIDREAVPNELKAVFDEHRSYDKSFDSSVSCFKAPNVDQPVVYAPVSELTDYDDVRSYQAAAKKSMEKVLKAGFRTPLLFVPKVQRFPEVELCTVLGALEQLYVPIQLREAGTCKDTRVTTLSVQIDDPRAESIFQEALILEAGRFVARDIGVGDPERMTPIQVEKYIKPLFDKLNVNVISDSKVLQKEYPLFAAVNRAADAVERHRGRIIFLEYKPPKPARKTLMLVGKGVTYDTGGADIKAGGVMAGMSRDKCGAAAAAGFMQVVSQLQPEDVHVVVALCMVRNSVGEECYVADEIITSRAGLHVRIGNTDAEGRMCMTDALCRMKEMVVEQNLPDPHLFTIATLTGHAFISAGEGQSIAIDNSVAHREDHARRLQAAGQTFGEPFEISILRPSDFAFNAGKVIGEDLVQANNAPSVRTPRGHQVPAAFMIMASGLDKHGLDSKLPIKYTHIDIAGSAGEHPAMPTAAPLVSLVKTHLQK, encoded by the exons AATTCTACCATGCACCCTTCGGCTGAACAAGCTGATGAGCTTGGCGGGCAGCGACTGCCTGTGCATCATCGACCGCGAGGCGGTTCCCAACGAGCTGAAGGCCGTCTTCGATGAGCACCGCAGCTATGACAAGTCCTTCGACAGCAGTGTGTCCTGCTTCAAGGCTCCCAATGTGGACCAACCGGTGGTCTATGCCCCCGTCTCCGAACTCACCGACTACGACGATGTGAGGAGCTACCAGGCGGCGGCCAAGAAGTCCATGGAGAAGGTGCTCAAG GCTGGCTTCCGAACACCTTTGCTGTTTGTGCCTAAAGTGCAGCGTTTCCCCGAGGTCGAGCTCTGCACCGTTCTTGGAGCCCTGGAGCAGCTTTATGTG CCCATTCAACTGCGTGAGGCAGGAACTTGCAAGGACACCCGTGTGACTACGCTCAGTGTCCAGATAGACGATCCAAGGGCGGAATCGATCTTCCAGGAAGCTCTCATTTTGGAGGCTGGTCGCTTTGTGGCCCGTGACATCGGAGTTGGGGATCCAGAGCGCATGACCCCCATCCAGGTGGAGAAGTACATCAAGCCGCTGTTCGACAAACTGAATGTGAACGTTATCAGTGACTCGAAGGTCCTGCAGAAGGAGTATCCGCTGTTTGCGGCTGTGAACCGGGCTGCAGATGCCGTCGAGCGTCACCGCGGTCGTATCATTTTCCTGGAGTACAAGCCCCCGAAGCCAGCGAGAAAGACTCTGATGCTGGTCGGCAAGGGAGTGACCTATGACACCGGTGGCGCTGACATCAAGGCCGGAGGTGTGATGGCCGGCATGTCGCGCGACAAGTGTGGAGCAGCTGCTGCAGCTGGATTCATGCAGGTGGTCAGCCAACTCCAGCCCGAAGATGTCCATGTCGTGGTGGCCCTGTGCATGGTCCGCAATTCCGTGGGCGAGGAGTGCTATGTGGCCGATGAGATCATCACCTCGCGAGCAGGCCTCCATGTCAGGATTGGAAACACCGATGCCGAGGGTCGTATGTGCATGACCGATGCCCTCTGCCGCATGAAGGAGATGGTCGTGGAGCAGAATCTCCCCGATCCCCATCTGTTCACCATTGCCACTTTGACTGGACACGCCTTCATCTCGGCCGGAGAGGGGCAGTCGATTGCCATCGACAACAGCGTGGCCCACCGCGAGGATCACGCCAGGAGGCTGCAGGCTGCTGGCCAGACCTTCGGCGAACCCTTCGAGATTTCCATTCTCCGTCCCAGCGACTTTGCCTTCAACGCGGGCAAGGTGATTGGCGAGGATCTGGTGCAAGCCAATAATGCCCCATCGGTGAGGACTCCTCGTGGACACCAGGTGCCAGCCGCCTTTATGATCATGGCTTCTGGACTGGACAAACATGGACTGGACTCGAAGCTGCCGATCAAGTATACCCATATCGATATTGCCGGCAGTGCCGGTGAGCACCCAGCTATGCCCACAGCAGCCCCTCTGGTTTCCCTTGTCAAGACCCATCTTCAGAAGTAA